One Nyctibius grandis isolate bNycGra1 chromosome 17, bNycGra1.pri, whole genome shotgun sequence genomic window carries:
- the CORT gene encoding cortistatin codes for MQLVASLVSVLLLVWSVRATALPGEERLAIQNTREQSTVRKDAILKMLAGLLDSVDAGREAASLDLDEEGKLEEERAVLGRLAQLSQRDRKAPCKNFFWKTFTSC; via the exons ATGCAGCTGGTGGCCAGCCTGGTGTCCGTTCTGCTGCTGGTGTGGAGCGTGAGAGCCACTGCACTGCCCGGAGAAGAGAGACTCGCAATACAGAACACGAGG GAACAGAGCACAGTGCGGAAAGACGCCATCCTCAAGATGCTGGCGGGCCTGCTGGACAGCGTGGACGCAGGGCGCGAGGCGGCCTCCCTGGACCTGGACGAGGAGGGCAAGCTGGAGGAGGAGCGGGCGGTGCTGGGGCGGCTCGCCCAGCTATCGCAGCGGGACCGCAAGGCCCCCTGCAAAAACTTCTTCTGGAAAACCTTCACCTCCTGCTAG